Genomic segment of Arachis stenosperma cultivar V10309 chromosome 4, arast.V10309.gnm1.PFL2, whole genome shotgun sequence:
TTCCATCTTTCAAATTTCACATATTTTGCCTTTACCTTAGAAATAGTTTTggcaaaaaaacaaaaaaaacaatttGATTTCCTAACAACCTcgctttatttttatataaattcttAATTGATTATGTAAAGTACCTTTTAAGGTTGTCGAGAAAACATTTCATCCTTAGCCTAGCTAATTTTCATTTTCACAAATTTTCCATAATTTAGTTCGACTTGAATTTGTTTTAACATAACACAATATTTACGTTTTTGATGATTTTCTGGAACTTTGTAAAGCAATTGCCCTGTTCTCCTTTATAGTTTCTATTGGAATTCTTTGAAATTCAAATTCTTTCCTATTTACATTTTGATTCTTCCTTCCGGTATACTTCATAACTTTTGATCATTCTTATTTGTTGGTGATTTGAACCATTCCTTCATATTCTTGTGAACCTTGAGCTCCTCTGATTTGGTTTTagtttattttgatttaatttattactACCCTTTTCTTGTACCTTTTAGAATTTCTAAATTAAATATTTCTTGTTATGATGCGAAATGACTCTTTTCAAAACGTTTTCTTGTGCCTATACATCATTGCTTAATTGCAATCTTACACCTCCTTCTAAATTTATGAGAAACATAATTTTGTCGCTTATTCTTCTCTTCCTGCGAATTGTATCTCTTTGAACGTATTTGTACTTATCTCAGTGTTACACATGGTCCTTAGAGGTGAAAACCGATGTGTTAGCTTTTTAGGGAATGACTGGTAAAAGAGGAAGTTTAAGTTTTCAGTAGCTCAATTGAAAGCTTGTTCGATGTCTTATGCCTAGTTGATCTTGCTTGAACTCCCTTtgatttaagattttttttttcatatggCCTGATTTCTTTTTAAGGACGTCTTAATATTCTTGAATGCTCTTATGTGATGGCAATTTCGTTTTGATATTAACTTTTAAAACAagttttggattctctttttaAGAAAGTTAAATCAATTTTTCTCGCTTGAATCGGATCCATAGTTATTCTTTAAATTGACAAAGTTATTCTGGAATTAGCATGcactttttaaataaaattttaaaaccgACTTATAAGCAAAATTTTTACTTCGgaattcttttctaaataaagtTTAACTTCTTCCTCTTTCATATTTGCTATAATTTTTATACACGCTTGATTGAATATAAACCTTGAGAATTTTTAAACAAATGTTTGATTTTCTTATAACCTTTCCACAATTTCACTGTATACCTTTATTTGACTAAATAcctaaatatatattaagacTTTCAGAAAATTGTTTTGGTCTTAACCCAATTAACTTTTCCTTTTCAAACCCCACCTAATTTGTCTTTAACTTGTAAATTATTTTGAGAAGAGGCAATTTGATTTCCTTTCGAGTTTTATGCCTAATTTTGGCTAAGTTCACACCTAACTATTTTTCTCAAATATTTGAGggaatatttttgttcttagtCAAATTGGTATTCAATTTGTTTTAAAACTTTACATAACCTATTTCAACATGGAATTGTATTAACGTAATACCACAAATATACTTTTGttatttcttttataaaatgTTTGATGCGCACTTTTCCTTTGAAAACGtgaaatagtttttaaaatgtttttcattCTCTATGAGCAATTTATTCGAAAGTGTTCTTAATTCTACTCGAAACTTATGAGCTTTGTCTTTGGTCTTAAACATTCTTTTTCTATAACCCTCGTATTTCATGATTcgatttaattttgtttcaaacTACTACACtaattttccttttgttattcCTATCGAGTTTTGTTGATTTAGGAATCATTCTTGAGATTGCCAAACTAATCTTCTGTCTGACACTCTTCATTTCTTATGCATTTCTGATTACTTGTGATTTCAACAATCCTTTCAAGTCCTGGCAGATTTTGTCGCTTGTTTTTTTTCAAGATCTTGTATTCCTTTGAATAAACTCGAGGATTACCTTAGAATCATGTATGACTTTTAGGGATAGCAAACGAAACTTTAAAAATGCTGTTCGTAAACGTGAAAGATGGATTGGTAAGTGTGCAACGTTATGGCGAGTATATCAGTTTGTTCCTCGTAAAGGTTTGCGGATGTTAGAATTGTGATGGGTTATGGAGTTGTGAAGTGATTGATAGAGTTAGAGAGTTGAAGTTCTGAAATGGGTAAGATATCTGTGAGCGAGCGTTATATCTGTTGTGTTATACCAATCTGTTTTATAGCCCTTTTTGCCGCACATGCTACCGTTTTGTTTTGTGAACGCCTATCTTAATTTGCACCCTATTTTGTTTCTCCAAACTTTTATAAAGTTTTGAACATTTATATATACATACTAAGATTTCATACTTTTTTTATGAAGTGTTTAAAAAGTAGAGTGCAAAGACTACGTGTTACCTTatataatactttaattttcgaggacgaaaatttttataaggtgggtagaatgtaagacccgtaatttttgaaaaatatcattatgagttaatttcaatttatttatttattaaagaccttatttttagaaattattttattaaaagtgattaaatcaagttttgataattaagtTAGAAATTCAActtaattttatagttattgaataattttttatatataaattatacaaCTTAACAGTTGTAaaagaataagaattttatacaATTTAGGTAAATAATagagattctagaatttaatatattaatttttataaacagaaactaaattatattatttctaatttttaaattagaatacttgattaaaagcttattagtaaattgataattaaatagtatttttaagtaattttaagagattaaattagattttaaatataatatactttaattttattaaaattgacCAAACCCCAATTTACCCAAAATTCTTAATTTCACTCTTGTCCCAAATTAAACCCTACCCTAATCCCTAGCCACCACCGCCACACTTTCCCCCCTTTCTCCCAAAAGAAGTATAGCTTCTGAATAAactaagaaagaaagaaaaaaaaaaaagggaaatgGAAATAGGGGAAGCAGGGAAAGGAAAGTGAGATCCGAGAAAgcagagaagaagagagggttgcGTCGGGGAGAAGAGGGAGACCGAGCCGTCGTGCCTACCGCCGTCCATCTTGCGTCGCCACCGTTTTACCGAGCTACTTCGTGGCGCCGTCCTGCTTGGGCCGCCGCCATCGTGCCACCGACCGAGGAGACCAAGGGTCACTGTCTTCAAAGCTTCCATAGTCACTGTGCAAGCCGCCGCCTCTAGGTCCGTCACCGCCGCTGTTTTCTGTGACATCGCCGAGCCCGACCCTGCGCCTCGCCGTCGTGTTGCTATTAAGGGAGAAGGGAGCACGAACGACAACCACAGACAGAGAAGAGAGCGCGCATGCAGAGGAGGTGAAGTTGCCGCTGTCACTGTCGCGTGTGGAGTCGCCGCCGTGCCCAGCCGTCGTCACCGCCGTTCCTCCACCGTCGTCGAAGGTCCATCACCGCAACTGAAGCCTCTGCCTCTCAAGACGTGCACCGCTGCCATGAGTTTCCCTCGCTGTTTGGTTCTGATTCGGTGGAAATCCATTGCGCCAGATCTATCTTAAGTGGTTCACGACGATTCTGTTCTTACCGGTTAAGACCGCCGGAGCTGCGACTGTGCTGCTCTTGGTTTCTTGCTATGCGGTAAGTTGCTTTTGTCTCGACAACTCCTTTGTTATTGTTCTGTTATAGATTATTGAGTCTTACGCGACGTTAATGTTTTAGGGTTGAACTATGCTCTTGTGTGCTGTACTTAGAGACTGTGATTGCTAGAGGATGGTCGGATTTGATGCCGCCACTGTGAAATCAGAGTTTTAAGGGTTTTGTCGCGTAATTAAGTCGCGAacgaggtaggggcgcttttcTTAAACTTGTTTTACCTTTCAGAGTTGTTATAAATCGATATTAATGCGTAgatatatttttgtgatttcgtaagtcttatgaattgaattgagttgCTTTGGATGAATGAGATTATTAGTTTGATTGGTAAACTCGACTGAGAAAGTTAGATATTTGAATTAGTTGATTGATGCTGTTAAAGTGGTTTTCTTTGAATTATCTGAGAagatttattattgaattttagGTTAATTTTGGAAACGGTTTGattttagaaaagatttaatattaaaatttgatttgatattAAACCCGATTTAATATcggaatttgattttaaaataaatttggaAAGGGCTTGATATTTGGAAATGGGTTATTTATTGAGAATgatttgctattttggaaatgatttgaaaaGTGTTTGAGGAATGGTTTGGTTTGAAACTGTTTAAGAAGACCGAGAATTCTTAATTATTGATTGATGCTGTTGGTTGAAGTTGGTTTCAATTCCGATTTATAGGATTGGTTGGTTGAATTCTGGATTTTGTAATTTTCTCGGATTGAGTGTTGTTGTGATAATGGTTATTGGAAGTGAATTGACTGATTAACAggtgtttggtttggtttggttgggacccgaaaagggtggcagtgtctgagttttagaggagatgctgccaaacttttataaaattggaagttttatttgaagtaattaattaaaaagatttgttttttAAACATTATATGTTTCAAGATTGATTTATCTATCAGagaaagaattatgttttgaattaggATTGTTAATGGATGGAATAGAAAGAAGGGtgatgatgattttctttgaaatatggtttttgaatgaatttgaaaatgagatttggattgatgaatgatgatgatgttgagaatgatgagaaTGTTGAGATATGGATTGAGAATGTTGAAATATGATCTTTGAATTATTCatttggcttatgaatttgaattatctgagatacgaggtttCCTGGATAAAGTAccatggcttgccaccacgtgtaccaggttgaaaactcgatactctgttgatcctacgacgtaagtgtgaccgggcactatataaattcccaggaatgttacccccattgagcaatattgattatttgagaaaaagctatgcataaactcttggggatgcacgtcgggggacagtctaaggacaattcagacttgtcgggttggctggataaccgacagatgagcttcatcagccataggacaggcatgcatcatatgcatttgtatgctttgtttggatttgaacttgtttgggtttgcctaattgctaaactgtacttaactgctacttgatctatttgctgtaactgctacCTACTTGTGCCTTCCTTGTATGTCTTGCTTGTGTTTGTCCTGGCGTGCTACATTTGAGAATGAACTTTGGTGCTAAATTAATGATTGTGTTGTTGATTGCGTGGTTGATTTCTGATTgagatttttcttttaagaaaggaaAGGTTTCAGATTTCTAAAAGATTAAACATTGTTTCTTTTAAAAGGTTTTGAACGATTACCTATTggtttttaaaatattcataaggcaatgataatcactgagtttgaaaacagttttcttattaaatatcttcttatgacaactttgaaCCTCCGTGGTGAGACcatgtggttaggttctcaccccctacagctttaccttTTCAGGAATTGGATGAAGCATTATGAAGAGTTATACTGCGTTTGGTTTATATGTTGttgtattaattagattattttcttccctcgcctttgttattacaagtttgtaagagggataggagttgtatgttttatatgtatattatattttgaGATATTGTGTAAGGAGTAttgtatatgaatctatgcCTGCTTGCATTTTTTCTTaagataaagtatttatttcCGGTTTTCAAAGAAATCAGTGATATGGTGTCGAGtcacaggctcctattttaatatttagtataTAAAGTAGACGTAATACTTCTTGCTATCAGAGTaacgcagccggaagcgtgacattctagtagtgagggtgttacactCTTAACTTGAACTATTTCTAATGATTAAGTGTGGTCATGTCTCAGATGGCATTATTTGAGTTAGGGTTCTAATATCATTATTGTGAATTCATAGGTTGAGCATGTGATGATTTTGGCTGCAAATGAGTTCATTGAGCTCTTCTGTGAATTAGTAGTTTCCAGACTCAATCATTTCAAAGCAAAGGTGAAGTATATATAGGAGAACCTTTTTTTTGTTATCTTCTCAATAGTATTAACCTACTTGAATGTCAAAATTGTAATATCAGTTTGGAATTATTTTTAGGGATTGTCTAGCAAATGGTAGCCATAAGATTGGGAATTGCTTTGGTGCTTCAAATTGGTTTAGAGAGAGTGATGATAATGATACTGCCGAGAAGCCACGGGAACGAGGTAATAGAACAAGTTTAGTGTTATCCTGTTATCCTGCCATTTCCCTTTTGTGTTTTATTGCTTTATGGTAAGTTTCAATTTTATTGGAGAATCTCAGACAACTTGAATACATGGTGTTTTGCTTCTTCAGTGTCCTACAATTTGAAAGCTCAGGAGCCTCTGtcatttctttttatttgttgCATAGTTTTGCATTTGACTTGTTTTTTATGTGTAGGATAAATACAAAGTATATGATCTTTGTTCTGAGCGGCTGTATGATGCATCATTGTTTGAGGGAAATGTGAGTCCTAAATTTTACTGAGTCTTTGAGGAGAAGTGTGGAACCACAAAAGCGATGTGAATTTCATTTATACTCCATAAACTTTAAGTGTGTCATTAATGTATGCTTTAATTTCTTTGTCTACTTTGAATATATTAATTCATATCATCTATCATTAGTTTTGTTATGATGATAGCTAGACAGCTTAGACTACATGTGTTAGCTTTCTGTTTCACTTGGGTTATAGTTTTTTTCAGCACTTATATTTGTTTTTCAAACCAACTGCTACTTTCATCTGCAATGTCAAATTCCCTCTTCAGGTGGCTAGCTTTCCATTTGATGACCATAATTGCCCCCCACTTCAACTGATTATCTCATTCTGTCATAGTGCATATTCGTGGTTGAAGTTAGATATTGAGAATGTTGTGGTTGTCCATTGTAAGGCTGGAATGGCAAGAACAGGGTTGATGATTTCCAgtcttatattatttttaaaggtGAGTAGTATCTAAACATTTTCTTCTAAATTTAATGAACCTGCTTTACATTTACTCCATCTTTCTCTTTATGCTGCTCAGTTTTATTTAGATTTGACAAATTAAATATGCTGTAGTTTTTTCCAACTACTGAGGAGTCAATGGATTACTGTAATCAGAAACGATATGTTGATGGAAAAGGACTTGTTTACTAGCTAGAATGAAGGTTGCTAATTTGTATTATTCCCAGTTAGAAGATCTTATGTTtgaagtaatttatttttagagaaataaattgtatttttagaGAAATAATTTGTATTATTTCTAAATAGAAGATTTtatggctgctaatttattatggcAACCTAAATCTTGTTTAaggataatttttattatttaaaaaaaattacatagtattattatgtatttatttttattttataatgtttcactaatttaattaaaaatgtaggattatatatataattatattattaaatattaggttttagaaaaaattattaatatatatatatacagaaaattaaaaaaaaaacaatgagggacttaaggctacacttataaaCGGTAGCTATGGTATACAATGTGGCTACGCTTTTCAGGTGATGCAGTAGcgctgaaaagcgtagcctattctggtAAAAATGGgagctgaaaagcgtagcctttggtcctggacagcatcacttgaaaagcgcaccctattcccaaacgccaaaagcgtagcccttggtgcagaaaagcgtagcctttgagaataggcaacggccgaataggaatcaccccagaaagcgtagccgtagcctaaggcatcatttttttcacttttggctacacttttcaaaTATACatgaatgggtatttttcttgtagtgattttttatttatttatttacattattttaaatcttacaacttagaaaattttcaaaaatccaagTCTTAAAATTGTCTTGGAAAACTGTTGAGCAGCATGTGCTAAATGAGCAGAAGCACTAAACACAAACATAACAAGACTTAGGGGTTCAGATATTGGAGAAAAATTAAATCTGAGCATAAATTGGAGAAGAAAAATTTGGGCACCAAAATTTAGAAGGCACAAAGATTAAATTGATGCAAAATTAATTTCTCAACAGCCACCAAAATTAAATTGggacaaagaagaagaacatacGACTGAGAGGGGAGTCTCTTGCGATCGGCAACGCACAACAGGGCCAAAGGGGAGAAGGCTGCTAACGATGACATAGAAACGGATGGCTTAGGACGACGCCAACGACGTCATAGACATACACGGCAGAAGGAGAAAACTCGGACGACCCATTCTACTTTATCTTCACGGGAGCTACATGGCTGAGGGAGGAGACTGGTGACCGGGACGAACAATGAAGTGGACGTGGCAGTTGAAACTGACGGAAGGAAGAGTCACAACAGCAAAAAAGGAGACCAGTGATTGACTTACCTTGCCTCTGACGAAGGGTCCTCGCACCAAAAGCTGAAGGTTTATGATGCAAATTAATTTTCATTTGGGTATTTTAGTGAAACAACCCCCAAGGTTATTTGCTGCAATGAGGGCCAACACTGCCTCAAGTCAAATTATTTGGAGCGAGGGTTAATTACGCAATAGAAACCGCATCAGTTCAACAAAATTGAAGCGGTTTGGGATAACGGCCGATAATTTTCGGCTGCTAAGTCCCACGTCTCTTGTGGtgttatatttaaaattatgtatCTTATTGATTATGGTAGCTAGCAAAAGTAAAACCAAGatatttgtatttaattataatttacaaATCATAATTGGATCAAGCACATTTATTTTAGTCTTACCGAGAAAATTAGTGTTCTCCGTACCATCACTTATTAGTGTTTCTTGTGttaataaacaaattaaataatccAAAGAACTTTATACTCAATGAAAATTAGGTCTTAAAtgattgaaaataaaatgaaaccTAGAGCTTGACAATCAAGTAAAAAAAACTTATCATTTGCAAATTAAAGTGATAGCTGGTTCTTAACCACTTCATTACCACTTGCATGAAATAGAGTAATTCCTTAATTCATAAGTGTAATGCATGGTCTAATTGGAGCTAAAGAAttgaaatataattaataatcgtGTCAATTTCTCTTCAAAATATCACATCTCTCGAACTCCAAGGTGATGGTATATGAACCTAAATTTTCATGAAAATGTGTAGATGCATGAATGCATGatgaatttttgttttttgaattcCTCTTgatttggatttgggttcatttattaagatttataatagtttttttaaactaaattgtttattattattattattattattattattattattattattattgaattttgtTACATTTATAATTAATCAATTGTTTTTAGGAAAATATTGAGATGAAATTATGGAGGATGAAGAAACAATTATTAATTTAACATACATCCAATTACCATCCAGTGAGGGGGGTGGAAGGGgaatgtatatatatgtatatggaTAATATTTTGAGGGGAAATATTTGTAGTTTAATATGGACCTTTG
This window contains:
- the LOC130977151 gene encoding phosphatidylinositol 3,4,5-trisphosphate 3-phosphatase and protein-tyrosine-phosphatase PTEN2A-like — protein: MVAIRLGIALVLQIGLERVMIMILPRSHGNEDKYKVYDLCSERLYDASLFEGNVASFPFDDHNCPPLQLIISFCHSAYSWLKLDIENVVVVHCKAGMARTGLMISSLILFLKFFPTTEESMDYCNQKRYVDGKGLVY